Proteins co-encoded in one Streptomyces sp. JH34 genomic window:
- a CDS encoding phospholipase D-like domain-containing protein — protein sequence MSSHIEQRTAHSRPVDAPLYAERVQRLRRRLERLIGIAATEGNKLVPLRNGDQIFASMLDSIRGAEHTVDMMTFVYWRGDIAREFAEALSERARAGVRVRLLLDGFGSRLIEKGQLAMMEEAGVEVAWFRKPLYLSPLKQNHRCHRKVLITDEMTAFTGGVGIAEEWCGDARDETEWRDTHVRVQGPAVDGLAAAFAQNWAECHDELFTDRDRFVDATQHGDAIVQVVRGSAGFGWQDMQTLLRVVLESAEERVRLTTAYFAPDAYFIEVLCAAARRGVTVEILLPGPHTDKRVCQLAGQNFYEDLTACGVKIYQYQPTMLHTKALTVDGVASLIGSTNFNRRSLEHDEEVMLAVLDPEFTATLDGHFDEDVEKSTLIDGARWKRRSPVQRMREAAVVPIRRFL from the coding sequence ATGTCCAGCCACATAGAGCAGCGAACCGCGCATTCCAGACCCGTCGACGCCCCTCTGTACGCGGAACGCGTGCAGAGGCTGCGCCGGAGGCTGGAACGTCTGATCGGTATCGCCGCGACCGAGGGGAACAAGCTCGTCCCTCTCCGCAACGGGGACCAGATCTTCGCCTCGATGCTGGATTCCATCCGTGGTGCCGAGCACACCGTGGACATGATGACGTTCGTGTACTGGCGCGGGGACATCGCCCGCGAGTTCGCGGAGGCGCTGTCGGAGCGTGCGCGCGCCGGTGTGCGGGTGAGGCTGCTGCTCGACGGGTTCGGTTCGCGGCTCATCGAGAAGGGCCAGCTGGCGATGATGGAGGAGGCGGGGGTGGAGGTGGCCTGGTTCCGCAAGCCGCTGTACCTCTCCCCTCTCAAGCAGAACCACCGCTGCCATCGCAAGGTCCTCATCACCGATGAGATGACGGCGTTCACCGGCGGGGTCGGGATAGCCGAGGAATGGTGCGGCGACGCCCGCGACGAGACCGAGTGGCGGGACACGCATGTGCGGGTGCAGGGCCCGGCGGTGGACGGTCTGGCCGCCGCGTTCGCGCAGAACTGGGCGGAGTGCCACGACGAGCTGTTCACCGACCGCGACAGGTTCGTGGACGCCACGCAGCACGGCGACGCGATCGTCCAGGTGGTACGAGGATCGGCCGGATTCGGCTGGCAGGACATGCAGACGCTGCTCCGCGTCGTTCTCGAGTCCGCAGAGGAGCGGGTGCGGCTCACCACGGCGTACTTCGCGCCCGACGCGTACTTCATCGAGGTGCTGTGCGCCGCCGCGCGCCGGGGCGTGACCGTGGAGATCCTGCTCCCCGGGCCGCACACGGACAAGCGGGTGTGCCAGCTGGCCGGCCAGAACTTCTACGAGGATCTCACCGCCTGCGGGGTGAAGATCTACCAGTACCAGCCGACCATGCTCCACACCAAGGCGCTGACGGTGGACGGTGTCGCCTCGCTGATCGGGTCGACGAACTTCAACCGCCGCTCGCTCGAGCACGACGAGGAAGTGATGCTCGCGGTGCTGGACCCGGAGTTCACCGCCACGCTGGACGGTCACTTCGACGAGGACGTGGAGAAGAGCACGCTGATCGACGGGGCCCGGTGGAAGCGCCGTTCTCCCGTGCAGAGGATGCGTGAGGCGGCGGTCGTGCCGATCCGCCGCTTCCTGTGA
- a CDS encoding lycopene cyclase family protein, whose protein sequence is MTGRSRGRVDDAVVVGGGAAGLCLAHWLTRTGTGVTLVEAPDGPLRPAERTWCYWEAGTGEFEEAVVASWRRLRVRGPDGVVVESDPAPLRYRMVRSGPFERLVHSRLAAAPAARVVRATAHQVRDAPYGAEVRCTTADGEPLTLRGRYVFDSRPARDTPPHRTLLLQHFRGWFVRTAVPRFDPAVADLMDFRVPQPRHGLAFGYVLPLAADRALVEYTEFSRAPLPTAAYEASLRQYTGDVLGLGRFAVESAEQGVIPMTDARFPRRSGRAVFRVGAAGGATRPATGYTFAAVQRQGRAVATAVHRGRPGVPPPHGRRALAMDAVLLRALDTGRVDGPRFFTDLFRRVPMERLLRFLDGGSTPWEEFGIGLRTPVGPMLRTAAELPFLTRRAAGRPEESP, encoded by the coding sequence GTGACCGGGCGCTCCCGGGGGCGGGTGGACGATGCCGTCGTCGTGGGCGGCGGTGCCGCCGGGCTCTGTCTGGCCCACTGGCTCACGAGGACCGGTACGGGGGTGACGCTCGTCGAGGCGCCCGACGGACCGCTGCGGCCTGCGGAACGCACCTGGTGCTACTGGGAGGCGGGGACCGGCGAGTTCGAGGAGGCCGTCGTCGCCTCCTGGCGGAGACTGCGGGTCCGGGGGCCGGACGGCGTCGTCGTGGAGTCGGACCCCGCGCCGCTGCGTTACCGCATGGTGCGCTCGGGTCCCTTCGAACGGCTGGTCCACTCCCGTCTGGCCGCGGCCCCGGCGGCGCGCGTCGTACGTGCCACCGCCCACCAGGTGCGCGACGCACCGTACGGCGCCGAGGTGCGCTGCACGACGGCGGACGGGGAACCGCTGACCCTGCGCGGCAGATACGTGTTCGACTCGCGGCCCGCGCGGGACACACCGCCGCACCGCACCCTGTTGCTGCAGCACTTCCGCGGCTGGTTCGTGCGCACCGCCGTCCCCCGCTTCGATCCCGCAGTGGCGGACCTCATGGACTTCCGGGTTCCGCAGCCCCGCCACGGCCTCGCGTTCGGCTACGTCCTGCCGCTGGCGGCTGACCGGGCGCTGGTCGAGTACACCGAGTTCTCCCGTGCCCCGCTCCCGACGGCCGCGTACGAGGCCTCTCTTCGGCAGTACACCGGGGACGTCCTGGGGCTCGGCCGGTTCGCCGTGGAGTCGGCCGAACAGGGCGTGATCCCCATGACCGACGCGCGGTTCCCCCGCCGGTCCGGCCGGGCCGTGTTCCGTGTCGGGGCCGCCGGGGGCGCCACCCGTCCGGCGACCGGCTACACGTTCGCCGCCGTGCAGCGCCAGGGGCGGGCCGTCGCCACCGCCGTGCACCGGGGGCGCCCTGGTGTCCCGCCGCCGCACGGCCGCAGGGCCCTCGCCATGGACGCGGTGCTGCTGCGGGCGCTGGACACCGGACGCGTGGACGGACCGCGCTTCTTCACCGACCTCTTCCGCCGTGTGCCCATGGAGCGGCTGCTGCGTTTCCTCGACGGCGGGAGCACACCGTGGGAGGAGTTCGGGATCGGCCTGCGTACGCCCGTGGGCCCGATGCTCCGCACCGCGGCCGAACTCCCCTTCCTCACCCGCCGGGCCGCCGGCCGACCCGAAGAGAGCCCCTGA
- a CDS encoding methyltransferase domain-containing protein, producing the protein MTLLRDHDLARAFDHASLTYDRLTSLNPGYRSDLLRSAHRLRLPRGGGGLRVLDLGCGTGASTRALLRAAPYARITAVDASAGMLERARAKRWPPNVRFLHRSAEDLRTTDDDGSYDAVFAAYLFRNVADPGRVLRSVRALLSPRGRLLVHEYSLSGSPVHRAVWNTVCRGVIVPAGTLTGDRQLYHHLWRSVLAFDTAPAFAHRVARAGFPFVRTVPVAGWQTGIVHTFLARNGAARVGTEAS; encoded by the coding sequence ATGACCCTGCTGCGGGACCACGACCTGGCACGCGCCTTCGATCACGCGTCGCTCACCTACGACCGGCTCACCTCGCTGAATCCTGGCTACCGCTCCGATCTCCTGCGCTCGGCGCACCGCCTGCGGCTGCCGCGTGGTGGAGGGGGACTGCGCGTGCTCGACCTCGGCTGCGGAACGGGCGCGTCCACGCGGGCCCTGCTGCGGGCGGCCCCGTACGCCCGGATCACCGCGGTCGACGCCTCGGCGGGAATGCTGGAGCGGGCGCGCGCCAAGCGCTGGCCTCCGAACGTCCGTTTCCTGCACCGGTCCGCCGAGGATCTCCGGACGACCGACGACGACGGCTCCTACGACGCCGTGTTCGCCGCCTACCTCTTCCGCAACGTCGCCGACCCCGGCAGGGTCCTCCGGTCCGTACGCGCCCTGCTGAGCCCCCGCGGCCGCCTGCTCGTCCATGAGTACAGCCTCAGCGGCTCTCCCGTGCACCGGGCGGTGTGGAACACGGTCTGCCGGGGTGTCATCGTCCCGGCCGGTACGCTGACGGGCGACCGGCAGCTGTACCACCATCTGTGGCGCAGTGTCCTCGCGTTCGACACGGCGCCCGCCTTCGCGCACCGTGTCGCCCGGGCCGGGTTCCCCTTCGTGCGGACCGTTCCCGTCGCCGGCTGGCAGACCGGCATCGTCCACACGTTCCTGGCCCGGAACGGTGCGGCGCGCGTCGGGACCGAGGCGTCGTGA
- a CDS encoding FAD-dependent oxidoreductase: MPEPGRERFTGDAPSAAVIGGGVAGLAAATALAERGVRVTLYERGESLGGRLAGWPVRLADGSGATMSRGFHAFFRQYYNLRGLLRRADPALAMLTPLPDYPLLHRNGMADGFARVPRTPPWSALGFVALSPSFGWRDLAAMNPREALPLLDVRVPEVYERFDGVGAEDFLRRIDFPEAARHLAFEVFSRSFFADPRDLSAAELLLMFHIYFLGSSEGLLFDVPREPFPQALWEPLGGYLRNLGADVRTGTPVHRVAPAAGGDLTVETEGAADRHRAVVLALDTGGLRQVVGASEQLGDASWRAGVDSLRTAPPFLVSRLWLDRPVHDSRAGFLGTSGFDGLDNISVLDRWEGESARWAARTGGSVVELHAYAVDGGAEPEKVQRRMLDRLHEVYPETAEARVVDSCHEWRADCPVFSVGGYHRRPAVRTPHPRVTLAGDLVRTGLPVALMERAATSGFMAANALLAGWGVRGQVLWTVPRAGRSRVLRALAGRFAGH, encoded by the coding sequence ATGCCGGAGCCGGGGCGCGAGCGCTTCACCGGTGATGCCCCTTCGGCCGCGGTGATCGGTGGTGGTGTCGCCGGTCTCGCGGCGGCGACGGCCCTCGCCGAACGCGGTGTCCGCGTGACGCTGTACGAACGGGGCGAGTCCCTCGGCGGCCGTCTGGCCGGATGGCCCGTCCGCCTCGCCGACGGGTCGGGGGCGACGATGAGCCGTGGCTTCCACGCCTTCTTCCGCCAGTACTACAACCTGCGCGGACTGTTGCGTCGTGCTGACCCCGCTCTCGCGATGCTCACCCCGCTTCCGGACTACCCGCTCCTGCACCGGAACGGTATGGCGGACGGTTTCGCCCGGGTGCCGAGGACGCCTCCGTGGAGCGCGCTCGGATTCGTGGCCCTCAGCCCGTCGTTCGGCTGGCGCGACCTCGCGGCGATGAACCCCCGCGAGGCGCTGCCCCTCCTCGACGTGCGGGTCCCCGAGGTGTACGAGCGGTTCGACGGGGTCGGCGCCGAGGACTTCCTGCGGCGGATCGACTTCCCTGAAGCCGCCCGCCACCTCGCCTTCGAGGTGTTCTCGCGCAGTTTCTTCGCCGACCCCCGGGACCTGTCCGCCGCCGAACTGCTGCTGATGTTCCACATCTACTTCCTCGGGTCGTCCGAGGGGCTCCTCTTCGACGTGCCGCGTGAGCCCTTCCCGCAGGCGCTCTGGGAGCCTCTCGGCGGCTATCTGCGGAACCTCGGCGCGGATGTGCGCACCGGCACCCCGGTACACCGCGTCGCCCCGGCCGCCGGAGGGGACCTGACCGTGGAGACCGAAGGTGCGGCGGACCGTCACCGGGCGGTGGTCCTGGCTCTGGACACGGGTGGTCTGCGTCAGGTGGTGGGCGCCTCGGAGCAGTTGGGGGACGCGTCCTGGCGGGCCGGTGTCGACTCCCTGCGCACGGCGCCGCCGTTCCTCGTGTCCCGGCTGTGGCTCGACCGCCCGGTGCACGACTCCCGCGCGGGGTTCCTCGGCACCAGTGGGTTCGACGGGCTCGACAACATCAGCGTCCTCGACCGCTGGGAGGGCGAATCGGCACGCTGGGCGGCCCGGACGGGCGGTTCCGTCGTCGAACTGCACGCCTACGCCGTCGACGGGGGCGCGGAGCCCGAGAAGGTGCAGCGCCGGATGCTCGACCGGCTGCACGAGGTCTATCCGGAGACGGCGGAAGCCCGTGTGGTCGACTCCTGCCACGAATGGCGTGCCGACTGCCCCGTCTTCTCCGTGGGCGGCTACCACCGCCGGCCGGCCGTGCGTACGCCCCATCCGCGTGTGACCCTCGCGGGCGACCTGGTCCGCACCGGTCTGCCCGTGGCCCTGATGGAGCGCGCGGCGACCTCGGGGTTCATGGCCGCCAACGCCCTCCTCGCGGGCTGGGGAGTCCGGGGACAGGTGCTCTGGACCGTGCCGCGTGCCGGGCGTTCCCGGGTGCTGCGTGCCCTCGCGGGCCGGTTCGCGGGGCACTGA
- a CDS encoding DUF5914 domain-containing protein, whose amino-acid sequence MSGRRTSTTWTSPLRLRRAPRWDRQVPTWREAKPAVIAEALERSGARPSGNWYVVGASRDFGARDRPYGRTVAGVEVVLWRTEDGALRAGPGECPHLGAPLRDGRVVCGTLLCRWHGLGLDGGPFAGWEPYPLHDDGVLVWVRLDRAGGETPLDRPVVPARPVPGTAVDAVFTAVGRCEPEDVVANRLDPWHGSWFHPYAFVGLKVAGTPEDGQDDAFAVDVSFKVAGRLVVPVRAEFTAPGPRTVVMHITDGEGAGSVVETHATPLTAPGAADPRTAVVEAVVAASGRRGFALARAAAPALRPLMRRTAGRLWRDDLAYAERRWSLRSTGRFPG is encoded by the coding sequence ATGAGCGGCCGTCGGACATCGACCACGTGGACGTCACCGCTGCGCCTGCGGCGCGCGCCCCGATGGGACCGGCAGGTTCCGACCTGGCGCGAGGCGAAGCCCGCCGTGATCGCCGAAGCGCTCGAGCGGTCCGGAGCCCGGCCGTCCGGCAACTGGTACGTGGTCGGTGCCTCCCGGGACTTCGGGGCACGGGACCGCCCGTACGGCCGCACGGTCGCCGGGGTGGAAGTCGTGTTGTGGCGGACGGAGGACGGTGCGCTGCGCGCGGGCCCGGGGGAGTGCCCCCATCTGGGTGCGCCGCTGCGCGACGGACGGGTGGTGTGCGGGACGCTGCTGTGCCGCTGGCACGGACTGGGCCTGGACGGCGGGCCGTTCGCCGGGTGGGAGCCGTATCCGCTGCACGACGACGGGGTTCTGGTCTGGGTGAGGCTGGACCGGGCCGGGGGCGAGACCCCGCTGGACCGCCCGGTCGTCCCGGCGAGACCCGTGCCGGGAACGGCCGTCGACGCGGTGTTCACCGCGGTGGGCAGATGCGAACCGGAGGACGTCGTCGCGAACCGGCTCGACCCCTGGCACGGCTCCTGGTTCCACCCGTACGCGTTCGTCGGGCTGAAGGTGGCCGGCACCCCGGAGGACGGCCAGGACGACGCGTTCGCCGTCGACGTCTCGTTCAAGGTCGCGGGCAGGCTGGTGGTGCCGGTCCGGGCGGAGTTCACAGCGCCCGGACCGCGCACCGTGGTCATGCACATCACGGACGGCGAGGGCGCCGGTTCGGTGGTGGAAACTCACGCCACACCGCTCACCGCACCCGGCGCGGCGGATCCGAGGACGGCTGTCGTCGAGGCCGTCGTCGCCGCCTCGGGCCGGCGGGGCTTCGCCCTGGCGCGCGCGGCCGCGCCGGCCCTGCGGCCGCTGATGCGCCGGACGGCGGGCCGGCTCTGGCGCGACGACCTGGCGTACGCCGAACGCCGCTGGTCGCTGCGGAGCACCGGGCGCTTCCCCGGCTGA
- a CDS encoding phytoene/squalene synthase family protein yields MNRRELDAAGITGPALRDAYARCRRLNARHGRTYFLATRLLPVERRCAVHALYGFARWADDIVDDLDRRRSPDERDRLLRLLESDLVHGLATGGGDEPVVRAVADTAGRYAIDHSLFADFLTSMRSDLTVTDYATYADLRAYMHGSAAVIGLQMLPVLGTVVPREEAAPHAAALGVAFQLTNFLRDVGEDLDRGRVYLPADLLAAHGVDRPLLEWSRRTGRHDPRIRNAFVEADAVIRTVYGEAEPGIAMLEPRVRPCIRTAFILYRGILDAIAADDHRVVHRRAVVPRRRRSVIAAAGVARILGARMRTRPSAPEPGAVAGAEGSLR; encoded by the coding sequence ATGAACCGCCGTGAACTGGACGCCGCCGGGATCACCGGACCCGCGCTGCGCGACGCCTACGCCCGGTGCAGGCGGCTCAACGCCCGGCACGGCCGGACCTACTTCCTGGCCACCCGGCTGCTGCCGGTCGAACGACGCTGCGCCGTGCACGCGCTGTACGGTTTCGCCCGCTGGGCCGACGACATCGTGGACGACCTCGACCGCCGGCGGTCGCCCGATGAACGCGACCGTCTGCTGCGCCTGCTGGAGAGCGACCTCGTCCACGGACTGGCCACGGGCGGCGGCGACGAACCCGTGGTCAGAGCCGTGGCCGACACCGCCGGGCGCTACGCCATCGACCACAGCCTGTTCGCCGACTTCCTGACGTCCATGCGTAGCGACCTGACCGTCACCGACTATGCGACGTACGCCGACCTGCGCGCCTACATGCACGGTTCCGCAGCGGTGATCGGCCTCCAGATGCTGCCGGTGCTCGGGACTGTCGTGCCCCGTGAGGAGGCGGCTCCGCACGCGGCCGCCCTCGGCGTCGCCTTCCAGCTGACCAACTTCCTCCGGGACGTGGGCGAGGACCTGGACCGGGGGCGCGTCTACCTGCCCGCGGACCTGCTCGCCGCCCACGGGGTCGACCGGCCGCTCCTGGAGTGGAGCCGCCGCACCGGACGGCACGACCCGCGCATCAGGAACGCCTTCGTCGAGGCCGACGCGGTGATCCGGACCGTGTACGGGGAGGCGGAGCCGGGCATCGCCATGCTGGAGCCGCGCGTACGGCCCTGCATCCGCACCGCGTTCATCCTCTACCGGGGGATCCTGGACGCCATCGCCGCCGACGACCACCGGGTCGTGCACCGTCGTGCCGTGGTGCCCCGCCGCCGGCGGTCCGTCATCGCGGCGGCTGGAGTCGCGCGAATCCTGGGGGCGCGGATGCGGACGCGGCCGTCCGCCCCGGAGCCGGGCGCGGTCGCCGGGGCGGAGGGCTCCCTGCGATGA
- the crtI gene encoding phytoene desaturase family protein — protein MRTVSGATDHVVVVGAGLSGLAAALHLLGAGRRVTVVERDAGPGGRAGRHELGGYRIDTGPTVLTMPHLADEAFAAVGDSLHRRVELIPLHPAYRARFADGGRIDVHTDGDAMEAEVRRFAGDAEAAGYRRLRSWLERLYKAQMRRFIDTNFDSPFQLLHPDLARLAALGGFGRLDPQIGRFLSDPRLRRVFSFQALYAGVAPARALAAYAVIAYMDTVAGVWFPKGGMHALPRAMADAAADAGGEFRWSAEVEALERSAGRVRAVRLASGERIACDAVVLTPDLPVVHRLLGRAPRRPVRLRHAPSAVILHAGTDRTWPELAHHTLSFGNAWERTFDELTRTGRLMSDPSLLITRPTTHDPSLAPPGRHLHYVLAPCPNTTTGPSAGTWRGLGQRYRDSLLAELERRGLDGFEASMDQELLVTPADWTAQGHAAGTPFSVSHTFPQTGPFRPRNLVRGHDNVVLAGCGTTPGVGVPTVLLSGKLAAARITGLPRATVARRRPAVLEGQSR, from the coding sequence ATGAGGACCGTCTCCGGCGCCACGGACCACGTGGTGGTGGTCGGGGCCGGCCTGTCCGGTCTCGCCGCCGCCCTGCACCTGCTCGGCGCGGGACGCCGGGTGACCGTCGTCGAACGCGACGCCGGGCCCGGAGGCCGCGCCGGACGGCACGAACTCGGCGGCTACCGGATCGACACCGGGCCGACGGTGCTGACCATGCCCCACCTGGCCGACGAGGCCTTCGCCGCCGTGGGCGACAGCCTCCACCGGCGCGTCGAGCTGATCCCCCTCCACCCCGCCTACCGGGCCCGGTTCGCCGACGGCGGCCGGATCGACGTGCACACGGACGGCGACGCCATGGAGGCCGAGGTACGGAGGTTCGCCGGGGACGCGGAGGCGGCGGGCTACCGTCGGCTGCGGAGCTGGCTGGAGCGGTTGTACAAGGCCCAGATGCGCCGCTTCATCGACACCAACTTCGACTCGCCCTTCCAGCTCCTTCATCCGGATCTCGCCAGGCTCGCGGCGCTCGGGGGCTTCGGCCGGCTCGATCCGCAGATCGGCAGATTCCTCTCCGACCCGCGGCTGCGCCGGGTCTTCTCCTTCCAGGCGCTGTACGCGGGAGTCGCCCCGGCCCGTGCCCTGGCCGCCTACGCCGTCATCGCCTACATGGACACGGTCGCGGGAGTCTGGTTCCCGAAGGGCGGCATGCACGCGCTGCCCAGGGCGATGGCGGACGCGGCCGCCGACGCCGGGGGCGAGTTCAGATGGTCCGCCGAGGTCGAGGCCCTGGAACGGTCGGCGGGACGGGTGCGGGCCGTCCGTCTGGCATCCGGCGAACGGATCGCCTGCGACGCGGTCGTCCTGACACCGGACCTGCCCGTCGTCCACCGCCTCCTGGGCCGGGCGCCACGCCGCCCCGTACGACTCCGCCACGCGCCCTCGGCCGTGATCCTGCACGCCGGAACGGACCGCACCTGGCCGGAACTGGCACACCACACCCTCTCCTTCGGCAACGCCTGGGAGCGCACCTTCGACGAACTCACCAGGACCGGACGGCTCATGAGCGACCCGTCGCTGCTCATCACCCGCCCGACGACGCACGACCCGTCGCTCGCGCCGCCCGGCAGACACCTGCACTACGTCCTGGCCCCGTGCCCCAACACCACGACCGGCCCCTCGGCGGGCACCTGGCGCGGCCTCGGACAGCGCTACCGTGACAGCCTGCTGGCCGAACTCGAGCGCCGGGGGCTCGACGGCTTCGAAGCGTCCATGGACCAGGAACTGCTGGTCACCCCGGCGGACTGGACGGCCCAGGGCCATGCGGCGGGCACCCCGTTCTCCGTGTCGCACACCTTTCCGCAGACCGGCCCCTTCCGGCCGCGCAACCTTGTACGCGGTCACGACAACGTCGTCCTCGCCGGGTGCGGAACCACTCCCGGGGTGGGTGTGCCGACCGTCCTCCTGAGCGGCAAACTCGCCGCCGCGCGCATCACCGGCCTTCCCCGCGCGACGGTCGCGCGCCGCCGTCCCGCCGTCCTCGAAGGGCAGAGCCGATGA